The Penicillium oxalicum strain HP7-1 chromosome VI, whole genome shotgun sequence genome window below encodes:
- a CDS encoding putative coatomer subunit zeta, which produces MPGPLSLFSVNAVLIMSADDGSRIFAKYYSAPHPPTGTAPTSTGYPGANPYPTVKEQRAFEKGLLEKTNKSTSDVILYDNRIVVFKMESDVMIYVVGSADENEVLLYNVVLSLRDALGILFKGATDKRTIVENYDLVALAIDETIDDGIILETDPVMIASRVSRAPAADAPNMKNIDLSEQGLMNAWEFGKRRLAEGLRHM; this is translated from the exons ATGCCAGGCCCTCTGTCTTTATTCTCCGTGAATGCGGTCCTCATCATGTCGGCAGATGATGGATCTCGCATCTTCGCCAAATACTACTCCGCTCCACACCCGCCGACAGGGACAGCACCTACTTCAACTGGCTACCCTGGTGCCAATCCATACCCCACTGTGAAAGAGCAGCGGGCGTTCGAAAAGGGGTTGCTTGAGAAGACGAACAAGTCCACCAGCGATGTCATTCTGTATGACAACAGGATCGTGGTGTTCAAGATGGAGAGCGATGTGATGATCTACGTCGTGGGAAGTGCCGATGAGAACGAAGTGCTGCTGTACAATGTGGTCTTGTCCTTGCGGGATGCTCTTGGAATACTCTTTAA GGGTGCTACCGACAAGCGTACCATTGTCGAGAACTATGACCTTGTCGCCCTCGCTATTGACGAAACCATTGATGACGGTATTATCCTTGAGACCGACCCCGTCATGATCGCCTCTCGTGTCAGTCGCGCACCCGCCGCCGATGCGCCAAACATGAAGAACATCGACCTCTCCGAACAAGGCCTCATGAACGCTTGGGAGTTTGGCAAGCGGCGTTTGGCTGAGGGTCTGCGACACATGTAG
- a CDS encoding Threonylcarbamoyl-AMP synthase, protein MATQETRVVSIQRLQSGPGSRTLAEWWADETKLQTPEAKAIEEAAQLLRTSDIPVAFPTETVYGLGADATRSAAVQGIYRAKQRPSDNPLIVHVDSLDMLTRLLNPSSSSPDSRSSTQTPRIHLPEIYRPLVERFWPGPLTIILPNPSGSDLAPEVTSSLTTFGVRMPKSALARLLIHVTDRPLAAPSANASTKPSPTTAQHVYHDLHGRIDLILDGGPSGVGVESTVVDGLCHPPAILRPGGIGLEELRSCPGWEEVTVAYHDGTLDVKEIPRAPGMKYRHYSPKARVVLFESGSQIAGVTRHVRRDLADGAVGAHNIGIVRTRMWPQGLDLLPSDALASSIRPVSSAIEHLQSFPVPGQEMGSPSNRTKTAYDYHLGSDTEAIAHGLFAALRALDELDVDVIYVEGIPDRDGDLAAAVMNRLRKAAGAELKA, encoded by the coding sequence ATGGCGACGCAGGAGACAAGGGTCGTCTCGATTCAACGTCTGCAGTCAGGCCCCGGGTCTCGGACCCTGGCTGAATGGTGGGCGGACGAGACGAAGCTACAGACtcccgaggccaaggccatcgaGGAAGCGGCACAGCTTCTCCGCACCAGCGATATCCCCGTCGCCTTTCCCACCGAGACTGTGTACGGCCTGGGTGCGGATGCCACACGAAGCGCAGCGGTTCAGGGTATCTATCGTGCCAAGCAACGTCCCTCCGACAACCCTCTCATCGTCCACGTCGACTCCCTGGACATGCTGACTCGTCTCCTCAAcccctcctcgtcatccccCGACAGCCGGTCGTCCACGCAGACTCCACGTATTCACCTCCCAGAAATCTATCGTCCCCTGGTGGAACGCTTCTGGCCGGGTCCATTGACCATCATCCTCCCCAATCCCTCCGGATCGGACCTCGCTCCCGAAGTCACTTCCAGTCTCACCACCTTTGGCGTGCGAATGCCTAAATCCGCCCTGGCACGCCTCCTCATTCACGTCACCGACCGCCCTCTGGCTGCCCCCTCCGCCAACGCCTCGACCAAACCTTCTCCCACCACTGCCCAACATGTCTACCATGACCTGCATGGGCGCATtgatctcatcctcgacgGCGGTCCCTCGGGTGTGGGTGTGGAGAGCACCGTCGTCGACGGGCTCTGTCACCCCCCGGCTATTCTCCGCCCCGGTGGCATCGGTCTCGAAGAGCTCCGTAGCTGCCCCGGCTGGGAAGAGGTTACCGTTGCATACCACGACGGCACGCTGGACGTGAAAGAGATCCCTCGCGCCCCGGGAATGAAATACCGCCACTACTCCCCCAAGGCGCGAGTCGTCCTCTTTGAATCTGGATCTCAGATCGCGGGTGTGACCCGCCACGTACGGAGAGATCTTGCCGACGGCGCGGTTGGCGCACACAATATCGGCATTGTGCGCACGCGTATGTGGCCTCAGGGACTGGATCTTCTGCCCAGCGATGCGCTGGCCTCGTCCATACGACCGGTTTCTTCGGCCATTGAGCACTTACAGAGCTTCCCCGTTCCCGGCCAGGAGATGGGCAGCCCAAGCAATCGGACCAAGACCGCATATGACTACCATCTGGGGTCGGACACGGAAGCCATTGCGCATGGACTGTTTGCAGCTCTGCGAGCCCTGGATGAGCTCGATGTGGATGTCATCTATGTCGAAGGCATTCCCGATCGAGATGGGGATCTGGCCGCCGCCGTGATGAATCGTTTGCGCAAAGCAGCCGGGGCTGAGTTGAAGGCGTAG
- a CDS encoding Adenine deaminase: MCQSPLHDFIHGLPKCEHHVHLEGCLTPELIFHLAERNGIQLPSAAENPAYASIAALTNRYEHFTSLDDFLAFYFEGMAVLRTEEDFTDLAWSYFQKAHADGVHHAEVFFDPQVHQSRGVAYATIVAGFAAGCKRAETELGLSTRLIMCFVRHLPIASAQQVYEEFLTHAHFDAGVVHGLGWSSSEVGPPKDMFREIYASAAAKGIPLTAHAGEEGDPTYISTALELGATRIDHGIRLIEDPELLKRVAAEGTLLTVCPLSNVRLRCVSSVEQVPIRKFLASGVKFSINSDDPAYFGGYILDNYCAVQEAHQLTAMEWRIIAENSVQESWIPDGRKAELLEKIEGHVKQHNLAVSTAA, translated from the coding sequence ATGTGTCAATCCCCCCTTCATGACTTCATACACGGTCTCCCCAAGTGTGAGCACCATGTTCACCTGGAAGGCTGTCTCACGCCCGAATTGATCTTTCATCTTGCGGAACGCAATGGCATCCAACTTCCCTCTGCGGCCGAAAACCCAGCATACGCATCCATCGCCGCGCTCACGAACCGCTATGAACACTTCACCTCGCTCGACGACTTCCTCGCCTTCTACTTCGAGGGCATGGCAGTGCTCCGCACGGAAGAAGACTTCACCGACCTGGCCTGGTCATACTTCCAAAAAGCGCACGCCGACGGGGTCCACCACGCCGAAGTCTTCTTCGACCCGCAGGTCCACCAAAGCCGCGGCGTAGCCTATGCGACCATCGTCGCCGGATTCGCCGCGGGATGTAAGCGCGCCGAGACCGAGCTCGGTCTGAGCACAAGGTTGATCATGTGCTTTGTGCGTCATCTCCCCATCGCCTCGGCGCAGCAGGTCTATGAAGAGTTCTTGACGCACGCGCACTTCGACGCTGGAGTTGTGCACGGACTCGGCTGGTCCTCCTCGGAAGTTGGTCCGCCAAAGGACATGTTCCGGGAGATTTATGCCTCGGCGGCCGCCAAGGGAATCCCCTTAACGGCGCATGCGGGCGAAGAAGGCGATCCGACGTATATCAGTACTGCGCTAGAATTAGGCGCCACGCGCATCGATCACGGCATTCGGTTGATCGAGGATCCGGAGTTGTTGAAGCGAGTTGCGGCGGAGGGGACGTTGCTGACGGTGTGTCCGCTGTCGAATGTTCGTTTGCGCTGTGTCTCGAGCGTGGAACAGGTGCCGATTCGAAAGTTTTTGGCCAGCGGGGTCAAATTCTCAATCAACAGCGATGACCCGGCGTATTTTGGTGGGTACATTCTGGATAATTACTGCGCTGTGCAGGAGGCGCATCAGTTGACCGCTATGGAGTGGAGGATTATTGCGGAGAACAGTGTGCAGGAGAGTTGGATTCCGGATGGGAGGAAGGCTGAGTtgctggagaagattgagggTCATGTCAAGCAGCACAACTTGGCTGTCTCCACAGCAGCATGA
- a CDS encoding NADH-ubiquinone oxidoreductase 24 kDa subunit produces MASKLLPRASRWLRPSSIPQYRSFSVAPQRLSDALMVHRNKPENNPSLPFKFSEQNLKVVDEILKRYPPQYKKAAVMPLLDLGQRQHGFTSISVMNEVARMLEMPPMRVYEVATFYTMYNREPVGKYFVQICTTTPCQLGGCGSDAIVKAINEHLGITPGHTTEDGLFTYIEVECLGACVNAPMVQINDEYYEDLTPESIKALLTALKESALTGAKEPAPGPKSGRKTCENSAGLTNLHEVPEWTPEQFMRKDGALDGETKQ; encoded by the exons ATGGCCTCAAAGCTTCTCCCCAGAGCCAGCCGATGGCTGCGCCCATCCTCAATCCCTCAGTACAGATCCTTCTCTGTCGCCCCGCAACGGCTAAGCGATGCGCTCATGGTG CACCGCAACAAGCCCGAGAACAACCCGTCCCTTCCGTTCAAGTTCTCTGAGCAGAACCTCAAAGTCGTCGATGAGATTCTGAAGCGCTACCCTCCCCAGTACAAGAAGGCCGCCGTGATGCCTCTGCTGGACCTGGGTCAACGCCAGCACGGTTTCACTAGCATCAGCGTCATGAATGAAGTCGCTCGCATGCTGGAGATGCCCCCCATGCGCGTTTACGAAGTTGCCACTTTTTACACTATGTACAACCGCGAGCCCGTTGGCAAGTACTTTGTGCAGATTTGCACCACC ACCCCTTGCCAGCTTGGTGGCTGCGGCTCCGACGCCATCGTCAAGGCTATCAACGAGCACCTGGGCATCACCCCCGGCCACACCACCGAGGACGGCCTCTTCACTTACATCGAGGTTGAGTGCCTTGGTGCCTGCGTCAACGCCCCCATGGTTCAGATCAACGACGAGTACTACGAGGACTTGACCCCCGAGTCAATCAAGGCTCTGCTCACTGCTCTGAAGGAGTCTGCTCTTACCGGAGCCAAGGAGCCTGCTCCCGGCCCCAAGAGCGGCCGCAAGACCTGCGAAAACAGCGCCGGCCTTACCAACCTTCATGAGGTGCCAGAGTGGACCCCCGAGCAGTTCATGCGCAAGGATGGCGCCCTGGACGGTGAGACCAAGCAATAA
- a CDS encoding Prohibitin-2 — translation MSQNQREAWERVQLMLQRRKGGFGGLPTGGRGGGMGLAGLVLLGVGSWAISNSLFNVDGGHRAIKYSRVGGVKKEIYNEGTHFRIPWIETPIVYDVRAKPRNIASLTGTKDLQMVNITCRVLSRPRVDALPQIYRTLGQDFDERVLPSIVNEVLKSVVAQFNASQLITQRENVARLVRENLARRAARFNIALDDVSLTHLTFSPEFTAAVEAKQVAQQDAQRAAFVVDKARQEKQAFIVRAQGEARSAELIGDAIKKSKSYIELRKIENARQIAQILQEAGGKNKLYLDAQGLGLNVNTPNEDIK, via the exons ATGTCTCAGAATCAACGAGAGGCCTGGGAGCGAGTGCAGCTCATGCTGCAAAGGCGCAAGGGTGGTTTTGGAGGGCTGCCCACCGGTGGTCGCGGAGGCGGCATGGGTCTGGCTGGACTCGTTCTGTTGGGTGTCGGCAGCTGGGCCATCTCCAACTCGCTCTTCAATG TCGACGGTGGTCATCGTGCTATCAAGTACTCCCGTGTGGGAGgtgtgaagaaggagatctACAACGAAG GAACTCATTTCCGGATTCCTTGGATCGAAACTCCTATCGTATACGACGTCCGCGCAAAGCCCCGCAATATTGCTTCCTTGACGGGTACGAAGGATTTGCAGATGGTCAACATCACATGTCGTGTCCTGTCCCGCCCCCGAGTCGACGCCCTGCCACAGATCTATCGTACTCTGGGTCAAGATTTCGATGAGCGTGTCTTGCCATCGATTGTGAACGAGGTCTTGAAGAGTGTGGTTGCGCAGTTCAACGCTAGCCAGCTGATCACGCAGCGTGAGAATGTTGCCCGCCTGGTCCGGGAGAACCTGGCTCGGCGTGCAGCACGATTCAACATCGCTCTTGATGATGTTTCCTTGACG CACTTGACCTTCTCTCCCGAGTTCACTGCTGCCGTTGAAGCCAAGCAGGTCGCTCAGCAGGATGCCCAGCGTGCTGCCTTCGTTGTCGACAAGGCTCGCCAGGAGAAGCAGGCTTTCATTGTTCGCGCTCAAGGTGAGGCTCGTTCGGCCGAGCTGATTGGTGACGCaatcaagaagagcaagagtTACATTGAGCTCCGTAAGATTGAGAATGCCCGCCAGATTGCTCAGATCTTACAGGAGGCCGGCGGCAAGAACAAGCTGTACCTGGATGCCCAGGGCTTGGGTCTGAATGTCAACACGCCGAACGAGGATATCAAATAA
- a CDS encoding Protein arginine N-methyltransferase 2, which produces MSDPTANDPPVHLTEIDVDLDVQEILLAASQHDIAKLRRLCRTQSSLPDAANVKDSETGYTPLHAAIAACEPDEEDTPNGDSSNADKELLESAAETVRFLLQEGAIWNDLDNKNETPGCLARRIGASELYELIVDAGVRAEMLMNRLDEYAALSDDDEEEEDEEEEGEEKGDKEIDETSEEKVDADETAPELVDVATREAEGSNVTLVNPEVDNRGYLSSTLSINNDRILDSDQNGVMMRWESDIMLKSAKALLPRPGLKVLNIGHGMGIVDGFFQDQSPAEHHIVEAHPSVLADMKAKGWDTKPGVTIHQGRWQDVLPGLVGEGVTFDAIYYDTFAESYADFREFFSEQVIGLLEQEGKWGFFNGMGADRQISYDVYQKVAEMDLFEAGFDVEWEDIPVPKLEGEWDGVRRAYWVVDNYRLPLCRFMD; this is translated from the coding sequence ATGTCCGACCCCACAGCAAATGACCCTCCAGTTCATTTGACAGAGATCGATGTCGACCTAGACGTTCAAGAGATCCTGCTGGCCGCTTCTCAGCATGATATCGCCAAGCTGCGCCGCCTCTGCCGAACACAATCCTCACTGCCGGATGCGGCAAATGTGAAGGATTCAGAGACAGGCTATACCCCCCTTCACGCAGCCATCGCAGCCTGCGAgcccgacgaggaggatACACCGAATGGCGATTCCTCAAACGCAGACAAGGAGCTGTTGGAATCCGCCGCGGAGACCGTGAGATTCTTGCTACAGGAAGGTGCTATCTGGAATGACCTCGACAACAAGAATGAGACACCGGGATGTTTGGCGAGACGCATTGGTGCGTCGGAGTTGTACGAGTTGATTGTGGACGCTGGTGTGCGTGCAGAGATGCTGATGAACCGGTTGGACGAGTATGCGGCGCTTTcagacgatgacgaggaagaggaagatgaagaggaggagggcgaggagaagggggacaAGGAGATCGATGAAACATCCGAAGAGAAGGTGGATGCGGATGAGACAGCGCCCGAGCTTGTTGATGTCGCGACGAGAGAAGCCGAAGGATCCAACGTCACGTTGGTCAACCCAGAGGTAGACAACCGAGGCTATCTTTCATCCACACTCTCCATCAACAATGATCGCATCCTTGACTCTGATCAAAATGGAGTCATGATGCGATGGGAAAGCGACATCATGCTCAAGTCCGCCAAGGCACTGCTGCCTCGTCCGGGTCTCAAGGTTCTCAACATTGGACACGGAATGGGTATCGTCGATGGCTTCTTCCAGGACCAGTCTCCCGCCGAGCATCATATCGTGGAAGCGCACCCCTCCGTACTGGCAGATATGAAAGCCAAAGGGTGGGATACCAAGCCTGGTGTGACCATCCACCAGGGACGCTGGCAAGACGTCCTTCCCGGCCTCGTCGGCGAGGGAGTCACATTTGATGCGATCTACTACGACACATTTGCAGAGTCGTATGCCGATTTCCGGGAATTCTTCTCAGAGCAAGTGATTGGCTTGTTGGAACAGGAGGGCAAGTGGGGATTTTTCAACGGCATGGGTGCTGATCGTCAAATCTCCTATGATGTTTACCAAAAAGTGGCCGAAATGGATTTGTTCGAGGCCGGATTCGACGTCGAGTGGGAGGATATCCCCGTGCCCAAACTTGAGGGTGAATGGGACGGTGTGAGACGAGCCTACTGGGTGGTCGATAACTATCGATTGCCGCTGTGCCGTTTTATGGATTAA
- a CDS encoding DNA replication licensing factor mcm4, with amino-acid sequence MSSPTARRTRASNPSSTQSRSSREPPSSPTMREHTPRAARTLAAEHNIQSSSPAAYQSSSPVRHSSAATPDIRMGDMSSQIDDGDRTPRANPGVRDSSPISYIASSSPARGLGRSDIRSDIRSDALSTSSGLFVSPSGGRRGARRSDLHSSGLNSTPARRNRLFVDANGMPAGENAPRSDATFSNINPGTSEAEAMAGNSTRVIWGTNVSIHDSMSAFKNFLYNFATKYRLWAEGASDNEVRIMGEAAEKREYITMMNDMRRLGLTTFNLDCKNLKAYPLTQKLWHQLLAYPQEIVPLMDQAVKDVMVDLALKEMDVLRSEMQRGGQSRDRHGQSILTSDGVGPTPDVPDLVQEVESVNYKVLPFGLDQTINMRDLDPADMDKLVSIKGLVIRATPIIPDMKDAFFRCSVCSYGVTVEIDRGRIAEPTVCLRDSCKSKNSMQLIHNRCNFSDKQVIKLQETPDNVPDGQTPHSVSLCVYDELVDVCKAGDRVEVTGIFRCNPMRISARQRSQKSLFKTYIDVLHVQKVDRKKMGIDVSTIEQEMSEQAAEADQARKISAEEEEKIRRTASRPDIYDLLSRSLAPSIYEADDVKKGILLQMFGGTNKTFQKGGNPRYRGDINILLCGDPSTAKSQLLRYVHKIAPRGVYTSGKGSSAVGLTAYVTRDPETKQMVLESGALVLSDGGTCCIDEFDKMNEATRSVLHEVMEQQTVSIAKAGIITTLNARTSILASANPIGSRYNPKLPVPQNIDLPPTLLSRFDLVYLVLDRVDENEDRRLAKHLVGMYLEDAPENAASEEVLPIEFLTAYITYAKTRIHPVITPEAGAALSDAYVAMRQLGDDIRASERRITATTRQLESMIRLSEAHARMRLSPEVTASDVEEAVRLIRSAIKQAATDSRTGLIDMGLLTEGTSASERRLREDLKRAVLARLDDRGGVAGTAVRWSDLFRDLSESSDVALDHHQFSDAVRSLEAEGAVHVSGEGARRSIRRSATGLA; translated from the exons ATGTCGTCGCCAACTGCGCGGAGGACGCGTGCGTCGAATCCATCATCGACCCAGTCAAGATCTTCCCGGGAACCTCCTAGCAGTCCCACGATGAGAGAGCATACACCTCGTGCCGCCCGCACGCTGGCTGCCGAGCACAATATCCAATCATCCTCACCGGCAGCCTatcaatcatcatctccagTGCGGCATAGTAGTGCGGCAACGCCGGACATTCGAATGGGCGACATGAGCTCACAGATTGATGATGGGGATCGAACCCCGCGAGCTAACCCAGGAGTAAGAG ACTCTTCTCCGATAAGCTATATTGCAAGCTCCAGTCCAGCTCGTGGCCTAGGAAGATCTGATATTCGTTCCGACATCCGGTCTGACGCACTCAGCACTAGCAGTGGACTGTTTGTTTCGCCGAGTGGTGGGCGTCGCGGAGCTCGGCGCAGCGATCTGCACTCGAGTGGCTTGAATTCCACCCCTGCTCGTCGCAATCGCTTGTTCGTCGACGCCAATGGCATGCCCGCCGGCGAAAACGCTCCACGGTCCGATGCGACGTTCTCGAATATCAACCCAGGCACCTCCGAGGCGGAGGCCATGGCCGGAAACTCTACTCGTGTGATCTGGGGTACCAATGTCTCAATTCATGACTCCATGTCGGCTTTCAAGAACTTCTTGTACAATTTTGCGACCAAATACCGTCTCTGGGCCGAGGGAGCGTCTGACAATGAAGTCCGTATCATGGGTGAAGCGGCCGAGAAGAGAGAGTATATCACCATGATGAACGACATGCGGCGCCTTGGCTTAACAACATTCAACCTCGATTGCAAGAATCTGAAGGCCTACCCCCTTACGCAGAAGCTATGGCATCAGCTGCTTGCCTACCCGCAAGAAATCGTGCCGTTGATGGATCAAGCAGTGAAGGACGTCATGGTCGACCTGGCTTTAAAGGAGATGGATGTACTGCGCTCCGAAATGCAACGGGGCGGTCAATCTCGCGATCGTCACGGCCAGTCTATCCTCACTTCCGACGGCGTTGGACCAACTCCCGATGTCCCTGATCTTGTTCAGGAGGTTGAAAGTGTCAACTACAAGGTCCTTCCCTTTGGCTTGGACCAGACCATCAACATGAGAGACTTGGACCCGGCTG ATATGGATAAGCTTGTCAGCATCAAAGGTCTCGTCATTCGGGCTACTCCAATTATTCCTGACATGAAAGATG CGTTCTTCCGCTGCAGTGTCTGTAGCTATGGAGTCACGGTGGAAATCGACCGTGGCCGCATTGCGGAGCCCACAGTCTGTCTTCGCGACTCGTGCAAGTCGAAGAATTCCATGCAGCTGATTCATAACCGCTGCAACTTCTCCGATAAGCAGGTCATCAAGCTGCAAGAGACCCCTGACAATGTCCCCGACGGCCAAACACCACACTCGGTATCCCTCTGTGTCTATGATGAACTGGTGGATGTTTGCAAGGCTGGTGACCGCGTTGAGGTGACCGGTATCTTCCGTTGCAACCCAATGCGTATCAGCGCCCGCCAGCGATCACAAAAATCTCTTTTCAAGACGTATATTGATGTGCTACATGTTCAGAAAGTGGatcggaagaagatgggcaTCGATGTTTCCACGATTGAGCAAGAGATGTCCGAGCAGGCCGCCGAAGCGGATCAGGCTCGCAAAATTTcagccgaggaggaggaaaagatTCGACGTACTGCGTCCCGTCCTGATATCTATGATTTGCTGTCTCGATCGTTGGCTCCTAGTATTTACGAGGCGGATGACGTGAAGAAGGGAATTCTTCTGCAAATGTTTGGTGGCACAAACAAAACCTTCCAAAAGGGTGGCAACCCGCGATACCGTGGGGATATCAATATTTTGCTCTGTGGTGACCCGTCGACTGCCAAGTCCCAACTCCTCCGCTACGTGCATAAGATTGCCCCCCGTGGTGTCTACACAAGTGGCAAGGGTTCCTCTGCCGTGGGTTTGACGGCGTACGTCACCCGGGACCCGGAAACTAAGCAGATGGTGCTGGAATCCGGCGCCCTGGTCTTGTCTGATGGAGGCACTTGCTGCATTGATGAGTTCGACAAGATGAATGAAGCCACTCGGTCCGTTCTACACGAAGTGATGGAACAGCAGACTGTTTCAATCGCGAAGGCAGGCATCATCACGACTCTCAACGCCCGAACCTCAATTTTGGCGTCTGCCAACCCCATTGGAAGTCGCTACAATCCAAAGCTGCCCGTTCCTCAAAATATCGATCTACCTCCCACTCTTCTCTCCCGTTTCGACTTGGTCTACCTTGTGCTGGACAGAGTTGATGAGAACGAGGATCGTCGTCTGGCCAAGCACTTGGTAGGCATGTATTTGGAGGACGCCCCTGAAAATGCCGCCTCGGAAGAGGTGTTG CCTATCGAATTCCTCACCGCATATATTACCTATGCGAAGACCCGTATTCACCCAGTTATCACGCCAGAAGCTGGCGCAGCCCTCTCAGACGCCTATGTGGCCATGCGTCAGCTTGGTGACGACATTCGCGCCTCGGAGCGTCGCATCACAGCCACCACTCGTCAATTAGAGTCGATGATCCGTCTCTCTGAAGCGCATGCGCGCATGCGCCTCTCGCCCGAAGTGACTGCCTCCGATGTCGAAGAGGCTGTTCGCCTGATTCGCTCGGCGATCAAGCAGGCTGCTACCGACTCACGCACTGGTCTGATCGATATGGGACTGTTGACTGAAGGTACAAGTGCCAGTGAGCGACGACTGCGTGAGGACCTCAAGCGGGCTGTGCTGGCGCGGCTCGATGACCGAGGGGGCGTGGCAGGGACGGCTGTCCGTTGGAGTGACCTCTTCCGCGACTTGAGCGAGTCCAGCGATGTCGCGTTGGATCATCACCAGTTCTCGGACGCCGTACGCTCGCTCGAAGCCGAAGGCGCAGTTCATGTCTCTGGAGAAGGCGCTCGTCGCAGTATCCGCCGGTCTGCGACTGGTCTTGCGTGA